In Pedobacter heparinus DSM 2366, the following are encoded in one genomic region:
- a CDS encoding carbonic anhydrase: MCAKLEKLESHQITYESLLKGNKEWVAETLKEDPKFFEKLSAGQAPPVLWIGCSDSRVPANQITNTMPGDIFVHRNIANVVTHTDMNLLSVLDYSVNVLKVKHIIVCGHYGCGGVNAALGDNQVGLIDNWLRNIKDVIRLHEREMQTIKDPQKKSNRLVELNAIEGAANVMSTSIVQNAWATGQELSVHAWVYSLQTGLITDLQVSASNADDISPVFKMKTGK, encoded by the coding sequence ATGTGCGCAAAATTAGAAAAACTAGAAAGTCATCAAATCACATACGAGAGTTTATTAAAAGGTAATAAAGAATGGGTTGCGGAAACGCTTAAAGAAGACCCTAAATTCTTCGAAAAGTTATCCGCGGGCCAGGCGCCTCCAGTATTGTGGATAGGCTGTTCAGACAGCCGTGTGCCTGCCAATCAAATTACCAATACCATGCCTGGAGATATCTTTGTGCATAGGAATATTGCCAATGTAGTTACCCATACAGATATGAACCTGCTGAGTGTACTGGATTATTCTGTAAACGTATTAAAGGTAAAACATATCATTGTATGTGGTCATTATGGCTGCGGCGGTGTAAATGCCGCCCTGGGCGATAACCAGGTTGGTCTGATCGACAACTGGTTAAGGAACATCAAAGATGTGATCCGCTTACACGAAAGAGAAATGCAAACCATTAAAGATCCTCAGAAAAAGTCTAACCGTTTGGTTGAGCTGAACGCAATAGAAGGAGCGGCAAATGTAATGAGTACTTCAATTGTACAGAACGCATGGGCTACGGGACAGGAGCTTTCTGTTCATGCCTGGGTATATAGCCTGCAAACAGGTTTGATTACCGACTTACAGGTTAGCGCTTCTAATGCGGATGATATTTCTCCGGTGTTTAAAATGAAGACGGGAAAATAA
- a CDS encoding acyl-CoA carboxylase subunit beta, producing the protein MKNKIEVLQDKIKQAHAGGGAARIDSQHKKGKLTARERIHFLMDENSFEEIGMMVTHRSTDFGMESEKYLGDGVVTGYGNINGRLVYVFSQDFTVFGGSLSETHAEKICKIMDMAMKNGAPVIGLNDSGGARIQEGVVSLGGYADIFYKNVQASGVVPQLSAIMGPCAGGAVYSPAITDFILMVENTSYMFVTGPNVVKTVTHEEVSAEELGGASAHATKSGVTHFACANELDAIDHVRRLLSYMPQNCEEIPARLPYEATDENRAVLNDIMPQNANQPYDVRGIIAETADSESFLEVHAAYAENIVVGFARLAGRSIGIVANQPAYLAGVLDNHASAKAARFVRFCDCFNIPLLVFEDVPGFLPGTDQEWNGIINNGAKLLYAFSEATVPRITVITRKAYGGAYDVMNSKHIGADLNYAWPTAEIAVMGAKGAAEIIFKKEISTAEKPEEKWLEKEKLYSDTFANPYRAAERGFIDEVIEPAQTRNKLIKAFKMLENKVVNNPRKKHGNIPL; encoded by the coding sequence ATGAAGAATAAAATAGAGGTATTACAGGATAAGATTAAACAAGCTCATGCTGGTGGCGGTGCTGCAAGGATTGATAGTCAACATAAAAAAGGGAAATTAACAGCCAGGGAAAGGATCCATTTTTTAATGGATGAAAACTCTTTTGAAGAGATTGGAATGATGGTTACCCATAGAAGCACCGATTTTGGAATGGAGTCTGAAAAATATCTGGGTGATGGTGTGGTAACAGGCTATGGCAATATTAATGGTCGCCTGGTTTATGTATTCTCACAGGATTTTACCGTATTTGGTGGCTCATTATCTGAAACTCATGCCGAAAAGATCTGTAAAATTATGGACATGGCCATGAAAAATGGGGCGCCGGTTATTGGCTTAAATGACAGTGGTGGTGCACGCATACAGGAAGGTGTGGTTTCATTGGGCGGATATGCCGATATATTTTACAAGAACGTTCAGGCTTCAGGAGTAGTGCCCCAGCTGTCTGCCATTATGGGGCCCTGTGCCGGGGGTGCTGTATATTCCCCGGCCATTACAGATTTTATTTTAATGGTTGAAAATACTTCTTACATGTTTGTTACGGGGCCAAATGTGGTTAAAACGGTAACCCATGAAGAAGTAAGCGCTGAAGAACTTGGAGGGGCATCTGCACATGCAACTAAATCTGGTGTAACGCATTTTGCATGCGCAAATGAACTGGATGCCATTGATCATGTTAGAAGGTTACTGAGCTATATGCCGCAAAACTGCGAGGAAATTCCGGCACGGCTACCTTATGAAGCAACAGACGAAAACAGGGCAGTGTTGAACGACATCATGCCCCAAAATGCCAATCAGCCTTATGATGTAAGGGGTATAATTGCAGAAACAGCAGATAGCGAGAGTTTTTTAGAAGTGCATGCCGCTTATGCAGAGAACATAGTAGTCGGTTTTGCCCGTTTAGCAGGCAGAAGTATCGGTATTGTAGCCAACCAACCGGCTTACCTGGCCGGGGTTTTAGACAACCACGCCTCTGCCAAAGCCGCAAGGTTTGTACGCTTTTGCGACTGTTTTAATATCCCTCTGCTTGTTTTTGAAGATGTACCAGGTTTTTTACCGGGAACGGATCAGGAATGGAATGGCATCATTAACAATGGGGCTAAGCTACTTTATGCCTTTAGTGAGGCCACAGTACCCCGTATTACCGTAATTACAAGAAAAGCTTATGGCGGTGCTTACGATGTAATGAACTCCAAGCATATTGGTGCCGATTTAAATTATGCCTGGCCAACTGCTGAAATAGCAGTTATGGGTGCAAAAGGGGCTGCCGAAATTATCTTTAAAAAAGAGATCAGCACAGCTGAAAAGCCTGAAGAAAAATGGCTGGAGAAAGAAAAACTTTATTCGGACACTTTTGCCAATCCTTACCGCGCAGCAGAACGGGGATTTATAGATGAGGTGATAGAACCCGCTCAAACCAGGAATAAGCTGATCAAGGCTTTTAAAATGTTAGAAAACAAGGTGGTGAACAACCCCCGTAAAAAACACGGAAATATCCCTTTATAA
- a CDS encoding purine-nucleoside phosphorylase — protein sequence MFQALHETVEYIKRKTNNFQPEIGIVLGTGLGALVTEIEVEYNLMYSNIPNFPISTLEFHSGKLIFGTLKGKKVIAMQGRLHYYEGYSMQQITFPIRAMKALGIHCLFVSNAAGSLNPNFKKGDLMIINDHINLQPESPLRGHNDADMGPRFPDMSQPYSRELIDSAMAIAEKEGINCHQGVYVSVTGPNLETKAEYKYLRIIGGDAVGMSTVPEVIVAKHSGIPVFAISVLTDEGFTEVLVPVSLEEILETAREAEPKMTKILSQLISTL from the coding sequence ATGTTTCAAGCACTACACGAAACCGTTGAATATATAAAGCGTAAGACGAATAATTTTCAACCTGAAATTGGAATTGTTTTGGGAACTGGACTGGGAGCCCTGGTAACAGAAATAGAAGTGGAATACAACTTGATGTATTCCAATATTCCTAACTTCCCTATTTCAACGCTGGAATTTCATTCGGGAAAGCTAATCTTTGGAACATTAAAGGGCAAAAAAGTAATTGCCATGCAGGGTCGTCTGCATTATTATGAAGGCTATAGCATGCAGCAAATTACCTTTCCCATCAGGGCCATGAAGGCATTGGGTATACACTGTTTGTTCGTTTCAAACGCAGCGGGGTCCTTAAATCCCAATTTTAAAAAAGGCGACCTGATGATCATCAATGACCACATCAATTTACAACCTGAAAGTCCGTTAAGAGGACATAATGATGCAGATATGGGCCCGCGCTTTCCTGATATGAGCCAGCCCTACAGCCGCGAACTGATTGACAGTGCTATGGCAATTGCCGAAAAAGAAGGGATCAACTGTCACCAGGGTGTATATGTTTCTGTAACCGGGCCTAATTTAGAAACAAAAGCAGAATATAAGTACCTTAGGATTATAGGTGGGGATGCCGTAGGCATGAGTACAGTACCAGAAGTCATTGTGGCCAAACATTCGGGGATTCCTGTATTTGCCATTTCGGTACTTACCGATGAAGGCTTTACAGAAGTACTGGTGCCGGTTAGCCTGGAAGAAATCCTGGAAACCGCAAGAGAGGCAGAGCCTAAGATGACTAAAATATTGAGCCAGTTAATTTCAACATTGTAA
- a CDS encoding SulP family inorganic anion transporter gives MQSGNSIFSRLEVKKYILKKNLKRDLPSSIVVFLVALPLCLGIALASGAPLFAGLITGVVGGIVVASVSGSQLSVSGPAAGLTAIVLGAIGQLGAYQTFLLAVVLAGAMQLILGLLKGGTIGNYFPSSVIEGMLAAIGLTLILKQLPHALGVDSDFFGDESFFQKDHENTFSAIGGALSHFSIAAIVISGLSIGVLLLWPKFKKLSAVPAPLVVVILGIGLSVVFQGTGYALQDAQMVKIPVVNGWSEFTALFTAPDFSQLLNGKVWMVAVTIAVVASLETLLSIEAVDKIDPIKRVSPTNRELMAQGTGNIVSGLLGGLPMTSVIVRSSANVNAGGRTKMSAIFHGVWLLLSLLFIPGLINMIPLACLAAILLVTGYKLTRVALFKHMYHKGWDQFVPFVITIIAVLLTDLLKGVAIGMLFSVFYLLRTNMRNPFFYKIQEEGDKKNIRIKLAEEVSFLNKAAIQVVLNKIPKETNVIIDGTNSRYIDPDVLETIFNYKHNAYTKGIIVILENIKEQYTVPKLNNKVIEEINN, from the coding sequence ATGCAAAGCGGAAACTCAATCTTTTCAAGATTGGAAGTGAAGAAGTATATATTAAAAAAGAATTTAAAGCGTGACCTGCCATCCAGTATTGTGGTATTCCTGGTGGCTTTGCCACTGTGTTTAGGTATAGCATTGGCTTCGGGGGCGCCTCTTTTTGCAGGCCTGATTACAGGTGTTGTGGGCGGGATAGTTGTTGCAAGTGTAAGTGGTTCCCAGTTAAGTGTAAGTGGACCTGCAGCTGGTTTAACGGCTATTGTGTTAGGTGCAATTGGTCAGCTTGGTGCCTATCAGACTTTTCTCCTTGCTGTAGTGCTTGCAGGGGCAATGCAGTTGATACTTGGGCTATTAAAAGGCGGTACAATAGGTAATTATTTTCCTTCAAGCGTAATTGAAGGTATGCTGGCTGCAATCGGGCTTACGCTTATTCTGAAACAACTGCCGCATGCGCTTGGTGTGGATTCGGATTTTTTTGGGGATGAGAGTTTTTTTCAGAAAGATCATGAAAATACATTTTCGGCCATTGGGGGCGCATTAAGCCATTTTAGTATAGCTGCGATAGTAATCAGTGGTCTGTCTATTGGAGTTTTGTTGTTGTGGCCGAAATTTAAAAAATTAAGTGCTGTTCCGGCACCACTGGTGGTAGTTATCCTGGGTATCGGGTTAAGTGTTGTCTTTCAGGGAACCGGCTATGCCCTTCAGGATGCGCAAATGGTTAAAATTCCCGTTGTAAATGGATGGTCAGAATTTACTGCCCTGTTTACCGCACCCGATTTTTCTCAGCTACTCAATGGTAAAGTATGGATGGTAGCTGTAACAATTGCTGTAGTAGCCAGTTTAGAGACATTATTGAGCATCGAAGCTGTGGATAAAATAGACCCCATCAAAAGGGTCTCGCCTACAAATAGAGAGCTGATGGCACAGGGCACGGGAAATATTGTAAGCGGATTATTGGGTGGTTTGCCCATGACCTCGGTAATTGTACGCAGTTCAGCCAATGTGAATGCTGGTGGAAGGACCAAAATGTCGGCCATATTTCATGGTGTCTGGTTACTTTTATCCCTACTTTTCATTCCAGGTCTGATAAATATGATACCTTTGGCCTGTTTAGCAGCTATACTATTGGTAACAGGTTATAAACTTACAAGAGTAGCTTTATTTAAGCATATGTACCATAAGGGCTGGGACCAGTTTGTGCCCTTTGTGATTACAATTATAGCCGTTCTGCTTACCGATCTGCTGAAAGGTGTAGCCATAGGTATGCTGTTCTCGGTATTTTACCTGCTGCGAACCAATATGAGGAACCCTTTCTTCTATAAGATCCAGGAAGAGGGTGATAAGAAAAACATCAGGATCAAACTGGCCGAAGAGGTATCATTCTTAAACAAGGCTGCCATACAGGTAGTGCTCAATAAAATTCCAAAAGAGACCAATGTGATCATTGATGGAACCAATTCCCGGTATATAGATCCGGATGTACTGGAAACCATTTTTAATTATAAGCATAATGCTTATACTAAGGGTATTATTGTAATTTTAGAGAATATCAAAGAGCAATATACCGTGCCAAAACTGAACAATAAAGTCATTGAAGAAATTAATAATTAA
- a CDS encoding MFS transporter, producing the protein MELKRSDVLLMAFCTGLIVANIYYCQPLVILVAREFNLTESYAGRITYLTQAGYALGLFLIVPLGDMFERRRQILLITAIAIAALLLTALAHTFLLLQVASVLIGASSIIPQLILPMAANLSSNEKRGQTIGVIMSGLLIGILASRALSGSVGYLWGWRTMYFIAAGICSLLLLLMAKRFPQSRPAFNGSYKALMLSMWHYIKTQPVLREASIINFLAFAILSGFWTTMVLFLANPPFGFQSLQIGLFGIAGAAGAMAAPLVGKLSTGKNPRKNLLTGLILQLISIAAFYFTGSHLYLFVAGIILIDIGQQAIHVTNQTRIYALVPEARNRLNTIFMSVSFVGASVGSAFGLWLWEKGQWPLFCLGTALVVGLNILIYNFYSHKLKT; encoded by the coding sequence ATGGAGCTGAAACGGTCTGATGTTTTATTGATGGCCTTTTGCACAGGGCTTATTGTTGCCAATATTTACTATTGCCAGCCATTGGTCATACTGGTAGCCCGTGAGTTTAACCTGACAGAAAGTTATGCCGGCCGGATCACCTATCTGACACAGGCCGGCTATGCACTGGGCCTGTTCTTAATTGTCCCGCTGGGTGACATGTTTGAACGCCGCAGACAAATACTGCTGATTACAGCTATAGCTATAGCCGCATTGTTGCTGACAGCGCTTGCTCATACTTTCCTGCTGTTGCAGGTGGCCAGCGTATTAATTGGGGCCAGTTCCATCATCCCACAGTTAATTTTACCGATGGCGGCCAACCTCAGCTCCAATGAAAAAAGGGGTCAGACAATTGGTGTGATCATGAGCGGCTTGCTGATAGGGATACTTGCATCCAGGGCATTGAGTGGTAGTGTGGGGTATTTATGGGGCTGGCGTACCATGTATTTTATTGCCGCAGGTATCTGCTCGCTCCTTTTATTATTAATGGCCAAACGCTTTCCGCAAAGCAGACCAGCTTTTAATGGTAGCTACAAAGCACTGATGTTATCCATGTGGCATTATATCAAAACACAACCTGTTCTTCGTGAAGCCTCAATTATTAATTTTTTGGCTTTTGCTATACTTAGTGGCTTCTGGACTACTATGGTATTGTTCCTGGCCAATCCGCCTTTTGGTTTTCAAAGTCTGCAGATCGGCTTATTTGGCATTGCAGGTGCTGCCGGGGCCATGGCTGCTCCATTGGTAGGTAAACTGAGCACTGGTAAAAATCCGCGCAAAAACCTCTTAACAGGACTTATTTTACAGTTAATCAGTATTGCTGCCTTTTATTTTACTGGCAGCCATCTATATCTGTTTGTTGCCGGAATAATTTTGATTGACATAGGGCAACAGGCCATTCATGTTACCAACCAAACCAGGATTTATGCATTGGTTCCCGAAGCACGCAACCGACTGAATACTATTTTTATGTCTGTCAGTTTTGTCGGTGCATCAGTTGGCTCAGCATTTGGCTTATGGCTATGGGAAAAAGGCCAGTGGCCATTATTTTGTCTGGGCACGGCTTTGGTTGTTGGGTTAAATATATTAATTTACAATTTTTACAGCCACAAGCTTAAAACCTGA
- the lpxK gene encoding tetraacyldisaccharide 4'-kinase — protein MIKYLRLILLPFSVFYGLVVVCRNQLYNMGLFKSTSFDIPVICVGNLVVGGSGKSPVTEYLVNLLGGYKIAILSRGYGRKTKGFILADERATAETIGDEPMQFYHKFAHVTVAVCEDRVKGIRLLKDQHDVIILDDAYQHRAVRAGFNVLLFEYEKLLKRQFLLPAGNLREPFSGYKRADLLLVTKAPGQLDAIKRSMCKDRFNEGPPKQLFFSFITYGNLKHLFSGQEQVCSALPADTSIFLLTGIANPAPLVSHLKNYSANIRHYDYPDHYQFGKQNILQLVNAFNSDPKKEKIIVTTEKDAQRLLAITLKELLLNLPVFYLPIKIALQDEDKTTFDQKILNYVSSTTRNR, from the coding sequence ATGATCAAATACCTTAGGCTAATATTGCTCCCTTTTTCTGTGTTTTATGGCCTGGTGGTTGTATGCAGAAATCAGCTGTACAACATGGGGCTGTTTAAATCAACCAGTTTCGATATTCCGGTAATCTGTGTAGGAAACCTGGTTGTAGGCGGTTCGGGTAAAAGCCCCGTAACCGAATACCTGGTTAACTTATTGGGCGGTTATAAAATAGCTATTTTAAGCAGGGGATATGGCCGTAAAACCAAAGGTTTTATCCTGGCCGATGAAAGGGCCACTGCAGAGACTATTGGTGATGAACCCATGCAGTTTTATCATAAATTTGCCCATGTTACCGTGGCCGTATGTGAAGACAGGGTAAAGGGAATCCGTTTGCTAAAAGACCAACATGATGTGATTATACTGGATGATGCCTATCAGCACCGCGCAGTGCGGGCAGGTTTCAACGTTTTGCTGTTTGAATACGAAAAGTTGTTAAAACGCCAGTTTTTGTTGCCAGCAGGAAACTTAAGGGAGCCCTTTAGCGGCTATAAAAGGGCCGATTTGCTGCTGGTTACCAAAGCACCTGGGCAGCTTGACGCTATAAAACGATCAATGTGTAAGGATAGATTTAATGAAGGGCCACCAAAGCAGCTGTTTTTTTCATTTATTACCTATGGCAACCTGAAGCATTTATTTTCCGGGCAGGAACAGGTGTGTTCGGCATTGCCGGCCGATACAAGTATTTTTTTGCTTACCGGAATAGCCAATCCAGCTCCTTTAGTATCGCATTTGAAAAATTATTCGGCCAATATCCGGCACTATGACTATCCCGATCATTACCAATTCGGCAAACAGAACATCTTGCAGCTGGTAAATGCCTTTAACAGTGATCCTAAAAAAGAAAAGATCATTGTAACAACAGAAAAGGATGCACAGCGTTTATTAGCTATTACCTTAAAAGAATTACTGTTAAATTTACCCGTCTTTTATTTGCCAATTAAAATAGCCTTACAAGACGAAGATAAAACTACCTTTGATCAAAAGATTTTAAATTATGTTTCAAGCACTACACGAAACCGTTGA
- the pruA gene encoding L-glutamate gamma-semialdehyde dehydrogenase, giving the protein MLKGFFNVPIPVNEPILGYAPGSKERELLMAAIAKARSEQIEIPMHIAGKEVHTNNKGKVSPPHDHQHILGQYSKGDKAHVAQAIDAALAAKADWENLAWEHRAAIFLKAAELIAGPYRYKLNAATMLGQSKNAYQAEIDSACELIDFLRFNVSYMADIYKQQPPVSPKGSWNRVEQRPLEGFVFALTPFNFTAIAGNLPTSAAMMGNVVVWKPANTQIFAANVLMEIFKEAGLPDGVINLVYVSGPDAGDVIFNHPDFAGIHFTGSTGVFQNIWKTIGNNIHKFKTYPRIVGETGGKDFILVHGSAEAEASSTAIIRGAFEYQGQKCSAASRVYVAKSIWPKVKEFMQRDLATFKMGGTEDFSNFINAVIDENSFDKLATYIDEAKKDKGVEIIAGGNYNKTKGYFIEPTVLVVDDPKYTTMCEELFGPVLTVYVYEDKEFDKVLNMIDTTSIYALTGAVIAQDRYAIEKATHALRNAAGNFYINDKCTGAVVGQQPFGGARGSGTNDKAGSMINLLRWVSPRAIKETFDPPKDYRYPFLKEEK; this is encoded by the coding sequence ATGCTTAAAGGATTTTTTAACGTACCAATCCCTGTTAATGAACCCATTTTGGGTTATGCACCTGGAAGTAAAGAACGTGAACTTTTAATGGCTGCTATAGCCAAGGCCCGTTCAGAACAAATAGAAATACCAATGCACATTGCGGGGAAAGAGGTCCATACCAATAATAAAGGAAAGGTTAGCCCGCCGCACGATCATCAACATATTCTGGGACAATACAGCAAAGGTGATAAAGCACACGTAGCCCAGGCTATTGATGCTGCGCTGGCTGCTAAAGCAGATTGGGAAAACCTGGCCTGGGAACACCGCGCCGCCATTTTTTTAAAAGCGGCAGAGCTAATTGCTGGGCCTTACCGTTATAAATTAAATGCCGCCACTATGCTGGGCCAGAGTAAAAATGCTTACCAGGCTGAAATTGATTCGGCATGTGAGCTGATCGACTTCCTGCGTTTCAACGTAAGTTATATGGCCGACATTTACAAACAGCAACCCCCGGTATCGCCAAAGGGATCCTGGAACAGGGTTGAACAGCGCCCACTTGAAGGCTTTGTATTTGCGTTAACTCCTTTTAATTTTACAGCCATTGCCGGAAACCTGCCCACATCGGCAGCAATGATGGGTAATGTAGTGGTATGGAAACCGGCCAATACACAGATTTTTGCAGCCAATGTGCTGATGGAGATTTTTAAGGAAGCGGGATTACCGGATGGGGTAATTAACCTGGTGTATGTTTCAGGCCCTGATGCAGGGGATGTTATTTTTAACCACCCTGATTTTGCCGGCATACACTTTACCGGTTCTACAGGGGTTTTCCAGAACATCTGGAAAACTATAGGCAACAATATCCACAAGTTTAAAACCTATCCGCGAATAGTTGGTGAAACAGGTGGTAAAGATTTTATCCTGGTACATGGATCTGCGGAAGCCGAAGCTTCGAGCACGGCAATTATCCGTGGAGCATTTGAATACCAGGGGCAGAAATGTTCGGCAGCGTCGCGTGTGTATGTCGCTAAAAGCATCTGGCCAAAAGTAAAAGAATTTATGCAGCGTGACCTGGCCACTTTCAAAATGGGTGGTACTGAAGATTTCAGCAACTTTATCAATGCAGTTATTGATGAGAATTCTTTTGATAAACTGGCCACATACATTGACGAGGCAAAGAAAGATAAAGGTGTAGAAATTATTGCCGGCGGAAACTATAATAAGACTAAAGGTTATTTCATTGAACCTACAGTTCTGGTGGTTGACGATCCGAAATACACCACCATGTGTGAAGAACTTTTTGGACCGGTTTTAACCGTTTATGTATATGAAGACAAAGAATTCGATAAGGTGTTAAACATGATTGATACCACTTCCATATACGCCTTAACGGGTGCAGTAATTGCACAGGACCGTTATGCTATCGAAAAAGCAACGCATGCTTTGAGAAATGCGGCCGGAAATTTTTACATCAATGATAAATGTACCGGGGCAGTTGTTGGTCAACAGCCTTTTGGAGGTGCCAGAGGTTCCGGAACCAATGATAAAGCCGGATCTATGATCAATCTTTTACGCTGGGTATCTCCCCGTGCAATAAAAGAAACTTTTGACCCGCCTAAAGATTACAGGTATCCCTTTTTAAAAGAGGAAAAATAA
- a CDS encoding porin, translating into MKQVLSVLLLFCSCFAFGQSNNSPSTYDPHEIAITGYLQTQYQRAQSAGISSFSGGDFAKNSKDRFMIRRGRLKIDRADKYSSIVFQIDATQNGVQLMDAFIQLHRPESKALLFTAGLFNRPFGYSIVYSSGYRDFPERARVFQTLMPRERDLGAMLTFRPDGKFHFLTAELAVINGSGHSARDYDSKKDFVGNLGFKFDSLANKKLQLGFGGSFYKGSVRSDTESYFTSNGNGFFKNTSPDNIDWNAKRDYYGANLQLQYDNTFGATSFKAEYIGGTQPGVASTALITGPAASTSFSTQPNTDLYLRPFEGYYLWLSQRIAKSRFTALLAYDVYDPNKDVKETEIGANNNTTAADIKFNTLGYGMTCLVNTRVKLTVYNEHVVNDPTQLPGYMNDLKDDVFTVRLQYRW; encoded by the coding sequence ATGAAACAGGTTTTATCCGTTTTATTGCTTTTCTGTTCATGTTTTGCCTTTGGGCAAAGCAATAACTCACCATCAACTTACGATCCGCATGAAATTGCCATTACCGGCTATCTGCAAACACAATATCAAAGGGCACAATCGGCGGGGATTTCTTCCTTTTCTGGAGGCGACTTTGCAAAAAACTCGAAAGATCGTTTTATGATCCGCAGGGGAAGGTTAAAAATTGACCGGGCAGATAAGTATTCGAGCATTGTTTTTCAGATTGATGCTACCCAAAACGGAGTACAGCTAATGGATGCTTTTATACAGTTACACCGACCGGAGTCAAAAGCATTGTTATTTACAGCCGGATTGTTTAACCGTCCTTTTGGATATTCTATTGTTTATTCATCAGGTTACAGGGATTTCCCTGAAAGGGCAAGGGTATTCCAAACACTGATGCCCCGTGAAAGGGATCTGGGAGCAATGCTGACGTTCAGGCCAGATGGCAAATTTCATTTTCTTACTGCCGAATTGGCTGTAATAAACGGAAGCGGGCATTCGGCCAGGGACTATGATTCAAAAAAGGATTTTGTAGGCAACCTCGGCTTTAAATTTGATAGTCTTGCCAATAAAAAACTTCAGCTGGGCTTTGGAGGCTCTTTTTATAAAGGATCTGTACGTAGCGACACGGAGAGTTATTTTACAAGCAATGGAAATGGCTTTTTTAAAAATACAAGCCCGGATAATATAGACTGGAATGCAAAACGCGATTATTATGGGGCAAACCTGCAATTGCAATACGACAATACTTTTGGTGCCACCTCATTTAAAGCAGAATACATTGGTGGAACACAACCCGGTGTAGCCAGCACAGCACTCATAACGGGGCCCGCAGCCAGTACCAGCTTTTCTACCCAGCCCAACACTGATCTGTACCTGCGCCCATTTGAAGGATATTACCTTTGGCTATCCCAGCGTATAGCCAAAAGCAGGTTTACAGCTTTGCTTGCTTATGATGTTTATGATCCGAATAAAGATGTGAAAGAAACAGAAATTGGGGCAAACAACAATACAACCGCTGCAGACATTAAATTTAATACATTGGGCTATGGCATGACCTGCCTGGTTAACACAAGGGTTAAGCTCACTGTATACAATGAACATGTTGTAAATGATCCTACGCAGTTGCCAGGGTATATGAATGACCTTAAAGACGATGTTTTTACAGTAAGACTGCAATACCGCTGGTAA